DNA from Rhizobacter sp. J219:
CACGTCGATGCCGCCGCCGTCGTAGAAGTTGAACTGCAGCGGCTGCTCGATGATCGACTCGGCGTTGAGCGAGAGCGCGAAGTCGCCGCCCATCTGCGGCACGCCGCCGTTGACGCCGGACTCGACTGACAGCTCGAAGGCATCGCCCAGGCCTTCTTCATGGGCCACCGCCGGCACGCCCGCCGGCACGCCAATCCCGAGGTTCACCACTGCGCCCTCGATCAGCTCGGCGGCGGCGCGGCGGGCGATCACCTTGCGCGCATCGAGCGGCATCGGCTTCATGGCGCTCACCGGCACGCGGATGTCACCGGCCAGCGCCGGGTTGTACTGCGTGCTGATGGTCTGCATGTGGTTCTCGGGCTTGCCGATCACCACGTGGTCGACGACGAGGCCCGGCACCTTCACCGACTTCGGGTGCAGCGAGCCCGCCTTCACGATGCGCTCGACCTGTGCGATCACGATGCCGCCGTTGGCCTTCACCGCCTGCGCGACCGAGAGGGTTTCGAGCAGCACGCCTTCCTTGTCCATCGAGAGGTTGCCCTTCTCGTCGGCGAGCGTGGCGCGGATCAGTGCCACGTCGACCTTGGGCGACGGGTAGAAGAGCCACTCTTCACCGGCGAACTGCACCACTTCGTTCAGGCTCACGGTGGTGGCGGCGTTCATCTTGCCGCCCTCGATGCGAGGGTCGACGAAGGTGCCCAGACCGACCTTGGTCAGCAAGCCCGGCGTGCGCGCCGCGATGTGCTTGGGCAGGTTGGCGAGCGAGCCCTGCGGGAAGTTGTAGGCCTCGATCTCGCCGGCCATCACCATCTTCATCAGGTTGGCGCCGCATTGCCCGTAGTGGCCGGCGATCATGCGCTTGAGCAGGCCGGGGTGGGCGAAATGCACCATGCCGCCATCCTTCGCGTTGCCGATCGCGCCCGAGGCCCAGGTGGTGATGTTCTTCGGGTGGCCGCTCTCCAGGTAACGCGCCTCGATCGCTTTCGCGATCTCTTCAGCGAAACCCATCATCGCCAGGCCACCCAGCCACACCGTGGCGCCATCGGGGATCAGGCCGGCCGCGGCCTTTGCGTCGATCAGTTTGCTCATGGGGTCGTCCTTGGGTGCGCAGGGTGGGTAAATGTTTATGTTATTGAACTATATAACGCACAATCCTAGGGTAAACACTAGGGCTTCTGCCATAGCTGAAACTTGCGCGGCCGGAGTGCGCCTCCTAAGATGGCAACATCGAAAAGTAGTTTTATCTTTTAACTAAATTGTTGGCGATCGCCACCAACCCGAGCATGAGCACAGATTTCCGCCCCGCCACCGGCCTGCTGGCCTCGCTCGACCTGCTGCAGGTGAGCCAGGCCGGCCCGGTGCTGCACCTCCGCCTCAACCGCCCGGCCAAGCGCAACGCCATCTCCGACACGCTGATTCAGCAACTCCACACCGCCTTCGTCAACCTGCCGGATGACGTGCGCGTGGCCATCGTCAGCGGCGAGGGCGATCACTTCTGCGCCGGCCTCGACCTGTCCGAACTCGTCGAGCGCGACGTGGGCGAGGGCGTGCTGCACTCCCGCATGTGGCATGCGGCCTTCGACCAGGTGCAGTTCGGCCGTGTGCCCGTGGTCGCGGTGCTGCACGGCGCGGTGGTCGGCGGTGGCCTGGAGCTGGCCTCGTCCACCCACATCCGCATCGCCGAAGCCTCGGCGTACTTCGGGTTGCCCGAAGGCCAGCGTGGCCTTTTCGTCGGCGGTGGCGGCTCGGCACGCATCCCGCGACTGATGGGCGTGGCGCGCATGGCCGACATGATGCTCACCGGCCGTGTCTACGACGCGCAGGAAGGACTGGCCGCCGGCCTCGTGCAGTACGTGGTGCCGCAAGGCGAGGGCTTCGCCAAGGCCTACGAACTCGCGCAGCGCATCGCGCAGAACGCGCCGCTGTCGAACTACGCCGTCACGCACGCGCTGCCGCGCATTGCCGACCAGTCGCAGTCCGAGGGCTTGTTCACCGAGTCGCTGATGGCCGCGGTGGCCGAGTCGACACCCGATGCCAAGGAACGCTTGAAGGCCTTCCTGGAAAAGCGCGCCGGGAAGGTGGTGAAGTCGTGAGCGCCAGGTATCGGCACGCATCCGTCGGTGGCGCCATCAGCGCCACCCTGGAAACGCGCGCCGATGGCATCAAGGTGCTGCGCTCGACCGAGGCGCTCGGCGCCTATCCGGTGCGCCTCACCGACCGGCTGGAGCAGTGGGCCGCCGAGGTGCCGGATCGCACCTTCGTCGCCAAAAGGGTGAACGGCGGCGACTGGCGCCGCATCAGTTACGCCGACATGCTGGCCCGCGCCAAAGCCATCGGCCAGGCGCTCGTCGACCGCCAGCTTTCGGTCGACCGCCCGGTGGTCATCCTCTCCGACAACGACCTCGAACACCTCACGCTCGTGATGGGCGCGCTGTGGGTCGGCGTGCCGCACGCCACCGTCTCGTCGGCCTACTCGGTGGTCGCGCAGGACTACGGCAAGCTGCAGTACATCCTCGACAAGCTCAACCCGGGTCTGGTGTTCGCAAGCGATGCCAAGGCCTATGCGCGGGCGATCGATTGCTGCGTGCCAGCCGACACGGAAGTCGTGCTGACGCAGGGCGATCTGCCCGGCCGCAAGACCACACGCTTCGACGCGCTGCTCGACACCGCCTGCGGCACCACGGGCGAAGCCGCGCACGCCAAGGTCGACGCCGACACCATCGCCAAGTTCATGTTCACCTCCGGTTCGACCAAGCACCCCAAGGGCGTGGTCGTGACGCAGCGCATGTGGTGCAGCAACCAGCAGATGCTGCGCCAGTCGATGGCGTTCCTGGCCGAGCAGCCGCCGGTGCTCGTGGACTGGCTGCCCTGGAACCACACCTTCGGCGGCAACCACAACGTCGGCATCACGCTCTACAACGGCGGCACGATGTACATCGACGACGGCAAGCCCACGCCCAAGGGCATCGCCGAGACGCTGCGCAACCTGCGCGAGATCCAGCCCACCGTCTACTTCAACGTGCCCAAGGGCTTCGACGAGATCGCGTCGGCGATGAACACCGATGTCGCGCTGCGCGAGTCCTTGTTCAAACGCGTGGCCGCCTTCATGTGCGGCGGCGCCGGCATCTCGCAGGCCACGTGGAACCTGCTCGACCAGCACGCCGAAGCGACGGTGGGCGAGCGCATC
Protein-coding regions in this window:
- a CDS encoding crotonase/enoyl-CoA hydratase family protein — its product is MSTDFRPATGLLASLDLLQVSQAGPVLHLRLNRPAKRNAISDTLIQQLHTAFVNLPDDVRVAIVSGEGDHFCAGLDLSELVERDVGEGVLHSRMWHAAFDQVQFGRVPVVAVLHGAVVGGGLELASSTHIRIAEASAYFGLPEGQRGLFVGGGGSARIPRLMGVARMADMMLTGRVYDAQEGLAAGLVQYVVPQGEGFAKAYELAQRIAQNAPLSNYAVTHALPRIADQSQSEGLFTESLMAAVAESTPDAKERLKAFLEKRAGKVVKS
- a CDS encoding feruloyl-CoA synthase, whose protein sequence is MSARYRHASVGGAISATLETRADGIKVLRSTEALGAYPVRLTDRLEQWAAEVPDRTFVAKRVNGGDWRRISYADMLARAKAIGQALVDRQLSVDRPVVILSDNDLEHLTLVMGALWVGVPHATVSSAYSVVAQDYGKLQYILDKLNPGLVFASDAKAYARAIDCCVPADTEVVLTQGDLPGRKTTRFDALLDTACGTTGEAAHAKVDADTIAKFMFTSGSTKHPKGVVVTQRMWCSNQQMLRQSMAFLAEQPPVLVDWLPWNHTFGGNHNVGITLYNGGTMYIDDGKPTPKGIAETLRNLREIQPTVYFNVPKGFDEIASAMNTDVALRESLFKRVAAFMCGGAGISQATWNLLDQHAEATVGERIRVIGGLGMTETAPSCTFVLGTDARAGFIGLPCPGVDVKLVPLGDKTEVRFRGPNVMPGYWRDEDNTARAFDDESFYCTGDAVTWVDANDHNKGLMFDGRIAEDFKLSTATFVSVGPLKAAVVSQGAPLVQDVVITGLNRDEVGALVFPRMEECRHLAGLPDEASTEEVLTHPKVVDFFQALANKLWARGTGSANRIARLHVLREPPSIDRGEITDKGSINQRNVLTHRAAVVDALYDGSVAGLILPRT
- a CDS encoding acyl CoA:acetate/3-ketoacid CoA transferase, with product MSKLIDAKAAAGLIPDGATVWLGGLAMMGFAEEIAKAIEARYLESGHPKNITTWASGAIGNAKDGGMVHFAHPGLLKRMIAGHYGQCGANLMKMVMAGEIEAYNFPQGSLANLPKHIAARTPGLLTKVGLGTFVDPRIEGGKMNAATTVSLNEVVQFAGEEWLFYPSPKVDVALIRATLADEKGNLSMDKEGVLLETLSVAQAVKANGGIVIAQVERIVKAGSLHPKSVKVPGLVVDHVVIGKPENHMQTISTQYNPALAGDIRVPVSAMKPMPLDARKVIARRAAAELIEGAVVNLGIGVPAGVPAVAHEEGLGDAFELSVESGVNGGVPQMGGDFALSLNAESIIEQPLQFNFYDGGGIDVSCLGLAQADASGNVNVSKFSGRPVGCGGFINITQSAKKLVFCGTFTADGLELQIGGGLLKVTKEGAHRKFISQVEQITFSGPGSVQRDQTVLFITERAVFHLTADGLELTEVAPGIDLERDVLAHMDFKPVMKNVRTMDPGIFQETWGGLADAMRHARPLK